In Sphingobacteriaceae bacterium, the sequence ACCTGTTCGACAGCATCGCCGAGCACTACGACTTCATGAACATGGTCATGAGCTTCGGCATGCTCAAGTACTGGCATCGGGTGTTCCGGTCCTTGACCAACCTGTCTCCCGGCGGCCGGGCCCTGGACGTGGCCTGCGGCACCGCCGAACTGGCCCTCATCATGGCCCAGCAGGTGGGTCCCACGGGCCATGTGGAAGGGGTGGACCTGTCCCCCAACATGGTGGCCGTGGGCCAACGCAAGATCGAGCGCCTGGGCATGGCCGACCGGATCACTTTGACGGTGGGCAACGCCTTGGACCTGCCCTACCCCGACAACTCCTTCGACTGCGTGGCCACCGGCTTCGCCATGCGCAACGTGGCCGACATCCACAAGGCCTTCGCCGAGATGGCCCGGGTCACCCGGCCCGGCGGCCGGGTCATCTGCCTGGAGTTGTCCCGTCCCGTCAACCCCCTGCTGCGGGCGCCCTACAATTTCTATTTGAACAGGATCGTGCCCATTTTGGGCCGCTGGAACGAGCGCCGCTTCGCCCGGCAGAACCCCGACCAGCTGATGCCCTACACCTGGCTGCCCGAATCCCTCAAGTACTTCCCCGACCAGGAAGGCCTGGCGGAAATCTACCGGGAGGCGGGGTTGGTAGACGTGTTCTACCGCAACTTGTCGGGGGGCGTTGTCTGCCTTCACGTGGGGACTAAACCCGGGGCGAACTAGCGGGTGCCTTCCTCGCCGGACTCCTCCGAGCCCGCCGGGCCGGCGCCGGCCTCTTCCTCCGACCGGGCCGCCAGGCAGCGGGAGCAGATGCCCATCAACTGGCCTTCATAGTGGGAAAGCTGGAAGCCGTGCTGCTGGGCGATGCCCTTCAGCACCGGCGCCAACTGCTCCGTCGGCGCCTCTTCCTCCTGGCCGCACTCCTCACAGATTAAGCGCAGGGATGACATCAAGTCGGGGGACCGGAGCCCGTACCGGGCCAGGCCGTCCTCACCGTGGATGCGGTCGATGATGCCCAGATCCACCAGCAGGTCCAGGGTGCGGTAGACCGTGGTCAGGCCGATGTCCGGGTAATGGCGCCGCAGCGACGTGAACAGTTCCTCCACGGTGAACAGCTTGTCGCCCTTCAGGGCGATGTGGGCCGCCACAGCCCACCGCTGCCACGTGACCCGGTAATCATGACTGCTCAGGGCTTCCAATATCATACGAATACTCAAGGGGCCCACTCCTCGGCAAACCGGTTGCTCCCTTCTTGACGGGGGCAATCTTCTCCTGCCCTGGCAGGCCCGGGATGCCGGCGGCGGAACCCCTCGGCAAAAACGCAATTTTTTCCTTTTTTATATTTTTTATTCGACAAAATTTGACGACTTTCGCGGCAAGAATCCCCTCGTTTGTGACGAATAGGTATCGCTGGGAGGTGCTGTTACCGTGTTTTTCGTCGGTTCCCGTGTACAAGTACGGGGTGATGGTTCTCTAGGGACCGTGACCAAAATCGCTTCGGCACGGCAATTGCTCACGGTCAAAACCTTGGACGGTCAGACTCTCCGCCTCCGCGCCGCTGATGTACGCCCTTTGGATGCCCTCGAGTGGCGCCTTCTCTGCAGTCAAATGGCCGCAAGGCAGCAAGGCTCCTGGACCAAGCGACGGGCGTAGACGCCCCGGCCGCCGGTTCCCCTGGGCTTCACCAGGCCCATTCGTCTTAATCGTTTCGCTTGGCCCTCTGGATCAAACGGCGAACCATGCCTTTGTATAGGTCCTTTTCGTTGGTCCGGGCGGCCTCCCGGCCCGGCAAAGCTGCGGGGTCGATGCCCAATTCCCGGGATGCCTCTTCCCGCAGCCGCCGGAGACCGACTTGAGGCCTGCCAAAAGGTCCGCGACGCCGTTTCATGCTTTCACCTCCGCCTATAATGTGCCCCCGCCGCCGGGCTTCTTGCATGGCAGCCGGCCGGACCGGTTTCCCTGGCCGTTGCCAGTCTTGCAAAGGAATGCATGCTTAAGGGATGACGGGCGGGACAGGCTAACAGCCGGAGGTGACAACAATGGCACAAGGGCAGCGCACGAACCAGACACTGGTGCCCCAGGCCAGACAGGCCCTCGACCAGCTTAAGTTCGAAGTGGCGCGAGAGTTGGGCATCCCCAACTACCAGGGCTACCTGGGCGACGTTCCCTCCCGGGTGAACGGCGCGGTCGGCGGCAACATGGTAAGGCGCATGATCGCTTTCGCCGAGCAGCAGCTGGCCAGCCGCCACCCGTAACCGTCATCTTTGTGCTCGACCCCGGCGCTGACAGCGCAAGTGTCACCATCACCGGGCCCCGAGGGAGGGGCCTGGTGCTTTTCCGTGCCCTTCCGCCCGCCCCCGGGGCCGGGCCCGGCCGTTGACACACCGGCGCGGCTGTTCCATACTTTTCTCGCTGCCCCGGCAGCCCTAAACGCTAGGGAGGCGACCACCGTGCCGGCCGTCTACTTGCACACCCGGGACGACAACCCCAAGGCCCTGCGGGTGCGGGACCGCTGCGCCGAAGTGCTGGTGGCCGCCGGCCACACCCTGGCGGAAAGGCCCGTGGAAGCCGAGATCATCGCCAGCATCGGCGGCGACGGCACCCTCCTGAGCGCCATCGCCCGATTTCATTACCTGGAGATCCCCTTTCTGGGCATCAATGCGGGGAACCTAGGCTTCCTCCAGGAAGCCGATGAGGAAGATCTGCCCCTGGTGGCCCAAATGCTGGCCACGGGCAACTACCAGGTGCAGTCCATCCCCCTCCTGGCCGCGTGGCGGGAAAGCGGGGAACTAGTAAGTTACGCCTTCAACGAAGTGGTGGTGGAGCGGGCGGGCACCCGCACGCTGAAGATCGTCATGTCCGTAGACGGTGTAGAGGTGGGCACCATGGTGGGCGACGGCGCCATTGTGTCCAGCCCTTCGGGTTCCACCGCCTACGCCCTGGCGGCGGGCGGGGCCATGATGGCCCCCACGGTGTCGGCCCTGCAACTGGTGACCATCAATCCCCACAAGTCCAAGCTGGCCAGCCCCATGCCCACCCCCATCATCCTGCCGGCCGACAGCCTGGTGCAGCTGCAGCAGGCGCCCGAGCGCCCCCGCCCGGCCCGCCTGGTGCTGGACGGCCGCCCTTACGAGATGAACGTGGGCGAGTGCATAAACATCGGGCGCTCAGACCGGACGGTGCGCATCATCCGGTTGGGAATCCATACTTTCTGGGAGCACGTTCGCCTGAAGTTTTCAACGTTTGAACCACGGACCAAATAGCGTCCACCAGGGAATCCCAGGGCAGGCCCTTCAACAGATAGCGGCCGCCCAGGTCCTTCTCCACCTTCTCCTGCCGCCGCTCATCCCAGTAGACGTCCAGGGCGATCAACCAGGGCCCCTGCTCATCCCGGCACAGGGCCGCCAGTTCCTGGGGCAGGTCCTTTTGGGGGGACAGAGCCGCCACCAGCACTTGGGGCTTGAGGGCCTTGATCTCCCGGGCCGCCTGCACGACGCCGCCGGACGCACCCAGCAACCGCAGGCCGGGTACTGCCTTCAACCGGGAAATCATCGCCTGCCGCACCGCCCAGTGGGGCTCATACAAATAAAGGGAAACCGTCAGATCGGCTTGTACTGCCCGGCCTTCGGCCGCCACGGCGGATCACCTCCCTGGCACAAGCATCCTTTATAGCACGGTGGTCAGGATACCAACACCCAGGGGCCATCTCCACGACGATTGTGCGCCGGTTTGGTGGGACGGTCGCCCGTCTGTTCGTGGGCCGTTCGGCCCCTTGGGGCAGGCATAGGGCCTGCGCCGGTGAACTTTCCAAATAGAAGGAGGGCGGTGGGCTACGGTGCAGAACAGGCGGCCGCGCAGCGGCGGGATAACCTTGAAGCGGCTTTACGCCATCGCCGTTTGGGGGCCCCTTTTGTTCATCCTGCTCCTGGAGGCGGTGCGCCGGTGGGTGGCCACGCCCCTGCTGGGGCCGGACGGGGCGGCGGTGGTGTTCCTGCTCCTGGCCGCCGGGGGCATCGTCTTCTTCGCCCGGTGGATCTTCGCCAACTATGCCGCCGCCCGGCGCCGGGAACTGGAAGCCCTGGCGGCCGCCGAAAGCCGCCTGGCCCAAATCGAAGGCCTGCGCCAAGCCAGCCTGGCCCTGACCTCCGACCTGGAACTGGACAGCGTGCTGCAAAAGGTGGTGGACTTGAGCCGTCAGGTGGTGTCGGCCCGGTACGGTGCCTTGATCATGCTGGGGGACTCGGATCGGTCCATCCAGCGCTTCATCGTGTCGGGGGTGGATGAGGAGACCAAGGCCCAAATCGGCGGGCCGCCCACGGGCCGGGGCCTGCTGGGGCTGGTCATGGCCGACGGCAAGCCCCTCCGGCTGGACCGGCTGACGGAGCACCCCGCCAGCGCCGGCTTCCCGCCCCATCACCCCCCTATGGAAACCTTCCTGGGCGTGCCCCTGGTGTTCCAGGACAAGGTGCTGGGCCACCTGTATCTGACGGAAAAAGAGTCGGGCCCCTTCACAGCCCAGGACCAGACGGTGGTGGAGCAGTTCGCCCTTTACGCGGCGGTGGCCATCACCAACGCCCAGTTGTACCGGCAGGTGGAGCACCTGGCGGTGTTGGAAGAGCGGGAGCGCATCGGCATGGACCTCCACGACGGTACCATCCAGTCCCTGTACGCCCTGGGGCTGGTGCTGGAAGACATCGCCGAGCGGCCCCAGGCCGACTGGCAGGAAGTTCAGGCCCAGCTGCACCAGGCGGTGGACACGGTGAGCCGCATCATCGGCGACATCCGCCACTACATCTTCGACTTGAAGTTGCCCCTGACGCCGGGGGAGCCGCTGCGCCACCAGGTGGCCGAACTGCTGGCGGCCCTGCAGCCCCACCAAAGCCTGACCGTTCTGTGGCAGTGGGACGACCGGGTGGAGGAGCACCTGGCGGACCGCCAGCTGCGGACCAACCTGCTGCACATTTTCCGGGAAGCCTTGAGCAATGTGATCAAGCATGCCGGGGCCCGTCAGGTGGTGCTCCGGGCGGCCCTGGAGGACCAGGGCATCCTGCTGGCCGTAGCCGATGACGGCCGGGGCTTCGACCCCGACGCCGCGGGGGGCGGCGGCCGGGGGCTGGGCAACATGGAAGCCCGGGCCTACAGCCTGGGCGGCCGCCTGACCGTCAAATCATCGCCGGGGCAAGGCACCACCGTGGAACTGCAACTGCCGGTGCCGGCCGTTAAGGAGGCGCACGAAGCATGAGCGAACAGCAGGGCAAGATCAAGGTGCTCATTGTGGACGATCACGAAGTGGTGCGCATGGGCTTGAAATCCTT encodes:
- a CDS encoding class I SAM-dependent methyltransferase, which produces MAEEMPMPAATPQPPTGEAKEKYIRHLFDSIAEHYDFMNMVMSFGMLKYWHRVFRSLTNLSPGGRALDVACGTAELALIMAQQVGPTGHVEGVDLSPNMVAVGQRKIERLGMADRITLTVGNALDLPYPDNSFDCVATGFAMRNVADIHKAFAEMARVTRPGGRVICLELSRPVNPLLRAPYNFYLNRIVPILGRWNERRFARQNPDQLMPYTWLPESLKYFPDQEGLAEIYREAGLVDVFYRNLSGGVVCLHVGTKPGAN
- a CDS encoding Fur family transcriptional regulator, which encodes MSIRMILEALSSHDYRVTWQRWAVAAHIALKGDKLFTVEELFTSLRRHYPDIGLTTVYRTLDLLVDLGIIDRIHGEDGLARYGLRSPDLMSSLRLICEECGQEEEAPTEQLAPVLKGIAQQHGFQLSHYEGQLMGICSRCLAARSEEEAGAGPAGSEESGEEGTR
- a CDS encoding alpha/beta-type small acid-soluble spore protein; amino-acid sequence: MAQGQRTNQTLVPQARQALDQLKFEVARELGIPNYQGYLGDVPSRVNGAVGGNMVRRMIAFAEQQLASRHP
- a CDS encoding NAD(+)/NADH kinase — encoded protein: MPAVYLHTRDDNPKALRVRDRCAEVLVAAGHTLAERPVEAEIIASIGGDGTLLSAIARFHYLEIPFLGINAGNLGFLQEADEEDLPLVAQMLATGNYQVQSIPLLAAWRESGELVSYAFNEVVVERAGTRTLKIVMSVDGVEVGTMVGDGAIVSSPSGSTAYALAAGGAMMAPTVSALQLVTINPHKSKLASPMPTPIILPADSLVQLQQAPERPRPARLVLDGRPYEMNVGECINIGRSDRTVRIIRLGIHTFWEHVRLKFSTFEPRTK
- a CDS encoding GAF domain-containing sensor histidine kinase gives rise to the protein MQNRRPRSGGITLKRLYAIAVWGPLLFILLLEAVRRWVATPLLGPDGAAVVFLLLAAGGIVFFARWIFANYAAARRRELEALAAAESRLAQIEGLRQASLALTSDLELDSVLQKVVDLSRQVVSARYGALIMLGDSDRSIQRFIVSGVDEETKAQIGGPPTGRGLLGLVMADGKPLRLDRLTEHPASAGFPPHHPPMETFLGVPLVFQDKVLGHLYLTEKESGPFTAQDQTVVEQFALYAAVAITNAQLYRQVEHLAVLEERERIGMDLHDGTIQSLYALGLVLEDIAERPQADWQEVQAQLHQAVDTVSRIIGDIRHYIFDLKLPLTPGEPLRHQVAELLAALQPHQSLTVLWQWDDRVEEHLADRQLRTNLLHIFREALSNVIKHAGARQVVLRAALEDQGILLAVADDGRGFDPDAAGGGGRGLGNMEARAYSLGGRLTVKSSPGQGTTVELQLPVPAVKEAHEA